A genome region from Oncorhynchus masou masou isolate Uvic2021 chromosome 14, UVic_Omas_1.1, whole genome shotgun sequence includes the following:
- the LOC135554404 gene encoding probable mitochondrial glutathione transporter SLC25A39 isoform X1 has protein sequence MGERPVVTPSAGITPVQQMLASGTGALLTSVFVTPLDVVKIRLQAQQTPFYQALAADSASWSGVIRPSKWKCFLYCNGLMDHIYVCQYGASCTSWNKTPTHFSGTLDAFVKITRNEGVRSLWSGLPPTLVMAVPATVIYFTCYDQLRDLLRYGMGFQGNYIPLVAGGLARLGAVSVISPLELVRTKMQSRKLTYSELRVCIHSSVAQDGWLSLWRGWGPTVLRDVPFSALYWFNYELVKAQLCDQYNVSQATFSISFTAGAISGAVAAIMTLPFDVVKTRRQIQLGEMETLGVPVKNPTSTWHIMRGIWAESGYRGLFAGFLPRVIKVAPACAVMISTYEFGKIFFQKINLDREQQAC, from the exons ATGGGGGAGCGGCCTGTTGTTACCCCCTCAGCTGGGATCACTCCAGTGCAGCAGATGCTGGCCTCTGGCACTGGGGCGCTGCTCACATCAGTGTTCG tCACACCACTGGACGTGGTGAAGATAAGGCTGCAGGCCCAGCAAACACCATTCTATCAAG CTTTAGCTGCTGACTCTGCTTCATGGAGTGGTGTAATCCGCCCCTCCAAAT GGAAGTGCTTCCTGTATTGTAATGGCCTGATGGATCACATCTATGTGTGTCAGTATGGGGCCAGCTGCACCAGCTGGAACAAAACACCAACCCACTTCAGTGGCACCCTG GATGCTTTTGTGAAGATTACGCGCAACGAGGGGGTCAGGTCTCTGTGGAGCGGGCTGCCTCCCACACT GGTGATGGCGGTGCCTGCCACGGTCATCTACTTCACCTGCTATGACCAGCTCAGAGACTTACTGCGCTACGGCATGGGGTTCCAAGGCAACTACATCCCCCTGGTGGCTGGGGGTCTCGCTAGAC TGGGAGCAGTGAGTGTGATCAGCCCATTAGAGCTGGTGCGTACCAAGATGCAGTCCCGGAAGCTGACCTACAGCGAGCTGAGGGTGTGTATCCACTCTAGTGTTGCCCAGGATGGCTGGCTGTCCCTGTGGAGGGGCTGGGGACCCACCGTCCTACGAGACGTCCCCTTCTCAG CCCTGTACTGGTTCAACTATGAGCTGGTGAAGGCCCAGCTGTGTGATCAGTACAATGTGTCTCAGGCCACCTTCTCCATCAGCTTCACAGCAGGGGCCATCTCTGGAGCT GTTGCTGCCATCATGACTCTACCTTTTGACGTGGTGAAGACACGAAGACAGATCcaactgggagagatggagacactgGGAG TCCCTGTGAAGAATCCCACATCCACATGGCATATCATGAGGGGAATTTGGGCTGAATCGGGATACAGGGGGCTCTTTGCAG GTTTCCTACCCAGGGTGATCAAAGTTGCTCCCGCCTGTGCTGTCATGATCAGCACCTATGAGTTTGGGAAGATCTTCTTCCAGAAGATAAACCTTGACCGGGAGCAACAGGCCTGCTGA
- the LOC135554404 gene encoding probable mitochondrial glutathione transporter SLC25A39 isoform X2, protein MGERPVVTPSAGITPVQQMLASGTGALLTSVFVTPLDVVKIRLQAQQTPFYQGKCFLYCNGLMDHIYVCQYGASCTSWNKTPTHFSGTLDAFVKITRNEGVRSLWSGLPPTLVMAVPATVIYFTCYDQLRDLLRYGMGFQGNYIPLVAGGLARLGAVSVISPLELVRTKMQSRKLTYSELRVCIHSSVAQDGWLSLWRGWGPTVLRDVPFSALYWFNYELVKAQLCDQYNVSQATFSISFTAGAISGAVAAIMTLPFDVVKTRRQIQLGEMETLGVPVKNPTSTWHIMRGIWAESGYRGLFAGFLPRVIKVAPACAVMISTYEFGKIFFQKINLDREQQAC, encoded by the exons ATGGGGGAGCGGCCTGTTGTTACCCCCTCAGCTGGGATCACTCCAGTGCAGCAGATGCTGGCCTCTGGCACTGGGGCGCTGCTCACATCAGTGTTCG tCACACCACTGGACGTGGTGAAGATAAGGCTGCAGGCCCAGCAAACACCATTCTATCAAG GGAAGTGCTTCCTGTATTGTAATGGCCTGATGGATCACATCTATGTGTGTCAGTATGGGGCCAGCTGCACCAGCTGGAACAAAACACCAACCCACTTCAGTGGCACCCTG GATGCTTTTGTGAAGATTACGCGCAACGAGGGGGTCAGGTCTCTGTGGAGCGGGCTGCCTCCCACACT GGTGATGGCGGTGCCTGCCACGGTCATCTACTTCACCTGCTATGACCAGCTCAGAGACTTACTGCGCTACGGCATGGGGTTCCAAGGCAACTACATCCCCCTGGTGGCTGGGGGTCTCGCTAGAC TGGGAGCAGTGAGTGTGATCAGCCCATTAGAGCTGGTGCGTACCAAGATGCAGTCCCGGAAGCTGACCTACAGCGAGCTGAGGGTGTGTATCCACTCTAGTGTTGCCCAGGATGGCTGGCTGTCCCTGTGGAGGGGCTGGGGACCCACCGTCCTACGAGACGTCCCCTTCTCAG CCCTGTACTGGTTCAACTATGAGCTGGTGAAGGCCCAGCTGTGTGATCAGTACAATGTGTCTCAGGCCACCTTCTCCATCAGCTTCACAGCAGGGGCCATCTCTGGAGCT GTTGCTGCCATCATGACTCTACCTTTTGACGTGGTGAAGACACGAAGACAGATCcaactgggagagatggagacactgGGAG TCCCTGTGAAGAATCCCACATCCACATGGCATATCATGAGGGGAATTTGGGCTGAATCGGGATACAGGGGGCTCTTTGCAG GTTTCCTACCCAGGGTGATCAAAGTTGCTCCCGCCTGTGCTGTCATGATCAGCACCTATGAGTTTGGGAAGATCTTCTTCCAGAAGATAAACCTTGACCGGGAGCAACAGGCCTGCTGA
- the LOC135554405 gene encoding progranulin-like has protein sequence MQRYLVFCMALLAQVSADDCPGGEVCEEGNTCCKGPSDGYECCPMYQAECCEDHIHCCPEGTLCVVNESMCVNGTVSLPWVERVSAKQSIYPKSFRMISAYAGNEDDNICPDKSHCPEEFSCLKATTGYGCCPVAHAVPCSDGKHCCTEGHQCSTDCSSCIKQTEPVVAVMCSDRESECPVGTTCCETPDGSWGCCPMPKAVCCEDKIHCCPEGSTCDIKQSKCISTTNKEMPMWAKFPARKRAEWENQNEVAQVTTPIPVTTTSANRSPASLWEGTSPPFIRTGDVPCDESTACLDGTTCCKTQEGGWACCPLPQAVCCSDFVHCCPHGKKCNQTAQTCDDPSGSPSEPWLKKVPAVPREGKLPGDVTCDPTHVCPDNTTCCKTASGGWACCPLPEAVCCEDHEHCCPHGTTCDLAGLTCDGPSGSEPMVGKVPALTTLASDHEEVATDQQGVQVDDMELPTEDDKDVPCDESTACLDGTTCCKTQEGGWACCPLPQAVCCSDFVHCCPHGKKCNQTAQTCDDPSGSPSEPWLKKVPAVPREGKLPGDVTCDPTHVCPDNTTCCKTASGGWACCPLPEAVCCEDHEHCCPHGTTCDPATLTCDGPSGPEPMVVKVPTLTTQAPDHEEAPADHQGVQMDDMELPTEDDDSDEDEELHRTQCDAHTSCPKDATCCFMKSTQKWGCCPLPQAVCCADGEHCCPKDYICDMSKTSCSKGGVVIPWYNKLAAEPDDSALTAPLSVKCDTQNRCPEGSSCCQLSTGQWGCCPLRKAVCCADEEHCCPQGYSCNMGSGTCQKLMFLQFQTVPLTRVSAPEPPTPQEKEIHCGGAFVCNNEETCCKVSATTWACCPVPNAVCCSDMKHCCTTGYTCGEGGSCTQSTGFKWDHWQVFFSNKKRALRV, from the exons atgCAGAGGTATCTGGTGTTCTGTATGGCCCTGCTGGCCCAGGTCTCTGCTGATGACTGCCCAGGCGGAGAGGTGTGTGAGGAGGGCAACACCTGCTGCAAGGGCCCCTCCGATGGCTATGAATGTTGCCCAATGTATCAG GCTGAGTGCTGTGAGGATCATATACACTGCTGCCCTGAGGGAACACTATGCGTTGTGAATGAGTCCATGTGTGTGAATGGAACTGTCTCCCTACCATGGGTGGAGAGAGTCTCTGCTAAACAGTCCATATATCCTAAA TCTTTCAGAATGATCAGTGCATATGCCGGGAATGAGGATGATAACATCTGCCCTGACAAGTCCCACTGCCCCGAAGAGTTCTCCTGTCTGAAGGCCACTACAGGCTATGGTTGCTGTCCTGTTGCTCAT GCAGTGCCTTGCTCTGATGGGAAACATTGCTGTACTGAAGGCCACCAGTGCAGCACAGACTGCAGCTCCTGCATCAAACAGACAG AGCCTGTTGTTGCAGTGATGTGCAGTGACAGAGAATCTGAGTGCCCAGTGGGAACCACATGCTGTGAGACTCCAGATGGGAGTTGGGGGTGCTGCCCCATGCCCAAG GCTGTGTGCTGTGAGGATAAGATTCACTGTTGTCCTGAGGGCAGCACCTGTGACATCAAGCAATCCAAGTGTATATCCACTACCAACAAGGAAATGCCCATGTGGGCTAAGTTCCCTGCCCGCAAGAGGGCAGAGTGGGAAAACCAGAATG AAGTTGCCCAAGTGACGACACCTATTCCAGTCACTACCACCTCAGCCAATAGGAGTCCTGCTTCTCTTTGGGAGGGTACTTCTCCACCCTTCATTAGGACAGGAG ACGTTCCCTGTGATGAGTCAACGGCCTGTTTGGATGGAACCACATGTTGTAAAACACAGGAAGGGGGATGGGCATGCTGTCCTCTGCCACAG GCAGTTTGCTGCAGTGACTTCGTCCACTGCTGCCCACATGGGAAGAAGTGCAACCAGACTGCCCAGACGTGTGATGACCCCTCAGGCTCCCCCTCTGAGCCCTGGCTGAAGAAGGTTCCTGCCGTGCCTCGGGAGGGTAAATTGCCAGGAGATGTTACCTGTGACCCCACCCACGTGTGTCCCGACAACACCACCTGCTGCAAGACAGCATCAGGAGGCTGGGCCTGCTGCCCCTTGCCTGAG gcTGTTTGCTGTGAGGACCATGAGCACTGCTGTCCCCATGGCACCACCTGTGACCTGGCTGGCCTCACCTGTGATGGTCCCTCAGGGTCGGAGCCCATGGTGGGGAAGGTGCCAGCTCTCACAACCCTGGCATCTGATCATGAAGAGGTAGCCACAGACCAGCAAGGGGTGCAGGTGGATGACATGGAGCTGCCTACAGAGGATGACAAAG ACGTTCCCTGTGATGAGTCAACGGCATGTTTGGATGGAACCACATGTTGTAAAACACAGGAAGGAGGATGGGCATGCTGTCCTCTGCCACAG GCAGTTTGCTGCAGTGACTTCGTCCACTGCTGCCCACATGGTAAGAAGTGCAACCAGACTGCCCAGACGTGTGATGACCCCTCAGGCTCCCCCTCTGAGCCCTGGCTGAAGAAGGTTCCTGCCGTGCCTCGGGAGGGTAAATTGCCAGGAGATGTTACCTGTGACCCCACCCATGTGTGTCCCGACAACACCACCTGCTGCAAGACAGCGTCAGGAGGCTGGGCCTGCTGCCCCTTGCCTGAG GCTGTTTGCTGTGAGGACCATGAGCACTGTTGCCCCCATGGCACCACCTGTGACCCGGCTACCCTCACCTGTGATGGTCCCTCAGGGCCAGAGCCGATGGTGGTGAAGGTGCCCACCCTCACAACCCAGGCACCTGATCATGAGGAGGCACCCGCAGACCACCAGGGGGTGCAGATGGACGACATGGAGCTGCCTACAGAGGATGATGACAGTGACGAAGACGAGGAGTTGCACAGGACACAGTGTGACGCCCACACCAGCTGCCCAAAGGATGCCACCTGCTGCTTTATGAAATCCACCCAGAAATGGGGCTGCTGCCCACTGCCACAG GCAGTGTGCTGTGCTGATGGAGAGCACTGCTGTCCCAAAGACTACATATGTGATATGAGCAAGACTTCCTGCTCTAAGGGTGGGGTGGTGATCCCATGGTACAACAAGCTGGCAGCTGAGCCAGATGACAGTGCCCTCACTGCCCCCCTCTCTGTGAAGTGTGACACCCAGAACAGATGCCCTGAAGGCTCCAGCTGCTGCCAACTTTCCACAGGACAGTGGGGCTGCTGCCCCCTGCGCAAG GCTGTGTGCTGTGCAGATGAGGAGCACTGCTGTCCACAGGGCTACAGCTGTAACATGGGCTCAGGGACTTGCCAGAAGCTAATGTTTCTTCAGTTCCAGACGGTACCCCTAACTCGAGTGTCTGCGCCTGAGCCCCCGACCCCACAGGAGAAGGAAATCCACTGTGGGGGGGCGTTTGTCTGCAATAATGAGGAGACATGCTGCAAGGTCTCCGCCACTACATGGGCCTGCTGTCCCGTTCCAAAT GCGGTGTGCTGCAGTGACATGAAGCACTGCTGCACTACAGGCTACACCTGTGGTGAGGGAGGGTCCTGCACCCAGTCCACTGGCTTCAAATGGGACCACTGGCAGGTGTTCTTCTCCAACAAGAAGAGAGCCCTGCGTGTGTGA
- the LOC135554406 gene encoding RUN domain-containing protein 1-like: MSTEELSTSDSEAAFAGAGERWAPVGAVASPEDESGKGNAVEPRRKGSAASGETEMAARLRKLEDEQGLLNSSLLALTSHFAQVQFRLKQIVHAPTDEKERMLVELEEFAFKGCPHVVGCRPQDTQHLENASEREKRERLEVQREKQKELIVQLKTQLDDLERYAYQEGSYDSLPQSVVMERQKVIIDELIKKLDVNFNEDIGNLTPEELRQRVNAAIAQIVNPARVKEQLVDQLKTQIRDLEMFINFIQDEVGNPLLSDVEPSQQPRTAGPNTRAPGGRKKMDPEQAQKMRQTGLQLIQRALAVLQIFAVSQFGCAAGHVPQSMWSQGEVGQDYGPLLQRLEGAVDRVRVQASCRQPSVDHVVSYNSSLALGSRDELTASVRKELAMALRDLLAHGLYSPSQGMSLVLAPISCLLPYRPGPSTIHPWELFVKYYHSKNGKAFVESPARQLSQSFSLPVAGNSVTVTPKQSLLWAIHSVLLEHDRYKRGADSEFKALVCMALNEQRLVSWLNLLCKSGALVHPHYQHWSYMAQTGFEGALRILGRISHLKFNLPVDLAVRQLKNIKDAF, translated from the exons ATGTCGACAGAGGAACTGTCAACCTCGGACAGCGAAGCTGCCTTTGCTGGGGCTGGCGAGCGATGGGCGCCCGTCGGCGCTGTAGCCAGTCCGGAGGATGAGAGCGGGAAGGGAAACGCGGTCGAGCCGAGGAGGAAAGGCTCAGCTGCGTCTGGTGAGACGGAGATGGCCGCAAGATTGAGGAAATTGGAGGACGAACAGGGCCTGCTGAATTCCTCGCTCCTCGCTTTGACATCTCATTTTGCACAAGTGCAGTTCCGCTTGAAGCAGATAGTTCACGCTCCGACTGATGAGAAGGAGAGGATGCTGGTAGAACTCGAGGAGTTTGCCTTCAAAGGCTGTCCTCACGTTGTGGGATGCAGGCCACAGGATACTCAACATCTCGAAAACGCG agtgagagggagaagagggagcgTCTGGAGGTCCAGAGGGAGAAGCAGAAGGAGCTCATCGTCCAGCTGAAGACCCAGTTGGATGACCTGGAGCGCTATGCCTACCAGGAGGGCAGCTATGACTCCCTGCCCCAGTCTGTGGTCatggagagacagaag GTAATCATTGACGAGTTGATCAAGAAGCTGGATGTGAACTTCAATGAGGACATAGGGAACCTGACGCCTGAGGAGCTAAGACAGAGAGTGAACGCTGCCATCGCTCAAATAGTCAACCCAGCCAGGGTCAAGGAGCAGCTGGTGGACCAGCTCAAGACCCAGATCAGGGACCTAGAGATGTTCATCAACTTCATCCAGG ATGAGGTAGGGAACCCTCTTCTGTCTGATGTTGAACCCAGCCAGCAGCCGAGGACAGCAGGGCCCAACACCAGAGCCCCTGGAGGGAGGAAGAAAA TGGACCCAGAGCAggcccagaagatgaggcagacaggCTTGCAGCTGATCCAGCGGGCCCTGGCTGTGCTGCAGATCTTTGCAGTGAGCCAGTTTGGCTGTGCGGCTGGCCACGTTCCCCAGAGCATGTGGTCGCAGGGGGAAGTGGGCCAGGACTACGGCCCTCTGCTGCAGCGTCTGGAGGGGGCTGTAGACCGGGTTCGGGTGCAGGCCTCGTGCAGACAGCCCTCAGTAGATCACGTGGTCAGCTACAACAGCAGCTTGGCCCTGGGGTCCCGTGATGAGCTCACTGCGTCAGTGAGGAAGGAGCTGGCCATGGCTCTGAGAGACCTGCTAGCCCACggtctctactccccctcccAGGGCATGAGCCTGGTGCTGGCCCCCATCTCCTGCCTGCTGCCCTACAGACCTGGCCCATCGACCATCCACCCCTGGGAGCTCTTTGTCAAGTACTACCACTCCAAAAATGGCAAGGCCTTCGTGGAGTCGCCTGCCCGCCAACTCTCGCAGTCCTTCAGCCTACCTGTTGCGGGCAATTCGGTCACTGTCACACCCAAGCAGTCTCTGCTCTGGGCCATTCACTCAGTGTTGCTGGAGCACGATCGCTACAAGCGAGGAGCAGACTCAGAGTTCAAGGCTCTGGTATGCATGGCTCTGAATGAGCAGAGGCTAGTGTCATGGCTTAACCTGCTGTGCAAGTCAGGGGCCTTGGTGCACCCGCACTACCAGCACTGGAGCTACATGGCCCAGACAGGCTTCGAGGGAGCCCTGCGCATCCTGGGACGTATCAGCCACCTCAAGTTTAACCTGCCGGTGGACCTGGCTGTGAGGCAGCTCAAGAACATCAAGGATGCCTTCTGA
- the LOC135554408 gene encoding large ribosomal subunit protein eL27, producing the protein MGKFMKPGKVVMVLAGRYAGRKAVIVKNIDDGTSDRPYSHALVSGIDRYPRKVTTTMGKKKVAKRSKIKAFVKVYNYNHLMPTRYSVDIPLDKTVVNKDVFRDPALKRKARREAKIKFEERYKTGKNKWFFQKLRF; encoded by the exons ATGGGCAAGTTCATGAAACCTGGGAAGGTGGTGATGGTCCTTGCTGGGCGCTACGCTGGTCGTAAAGCTGTTATAGTCAAG AACATTGATGATGGCACCTCAGACCGCCCTTATAGCCATGCACTGGTCTCGGGCATTGACCGCTACCCCCGCAAAGTGACCACAACCATGGGCAAGAAGAAGGTTGCCAAGAGGTCCAAGATCAAGGCCTTCGTAAAGGTGTACAACTACAATCACCTCATGCCAACCAG ATACTCCGTGGACATTCCTCTGGACAAAACTGTCGTCAACAAGGATGTCTTCAGAGACCCTGCCCTGAAACGCAAAGCCAGGCGGGAGGCCAAGATTAAGTTTGAGGAGAG ATACAAGACAGGGAAGAACAAATGGTTCTTCCAGAAGCTTAGATTCTAG